A section of the Pygocentrus nattereri isolate fPygNat1 chromosome 18, fPygNat1.pri, whole genome shotgun sequence genome encodes:
- the LOC108410528 gene encoding olfactory receptor 1496-like codes for MSVGLTSMQSVSLSNATFIRPSSFYLIGLYNVPHAKYFYVFLCIVYAVTVLGNFFIMGTIYLARSLHTAKYIAVFNLALCDLCGSSALIPKVLDMFLVENQYISYEACLGNMFFVYVFMTMQSLTLLAMAYDRLIAICFPLRYHAILTNTAMTLIIGAMWIFSLSVITLMVALITRLSFCRSTTVDSYFCDHGLFYLACNDYSMNFIIGNVLTAALLYFPLILIALSYVCIGFALQNISHGAEQSKAMKTCISHVILVAMFYLPIISVYTIAFTIPISANVRIINTALTQTIPPMLNPIIYTLKTEEILQCIKVLFKQTRVISAVERSVKKDCKKLTH; via the exons ATGTCTGTTGGCTTGACTTCCATGCAGTCAGTTTCATTATCAAATGCAACGTTTATTCGTCCCTCCAGCTTTTATCTCATTGGACTTTACAATGTCCCACATGCAAAGTACTTCTATGTGTTTCTGTGCATTGTTTATGCAGTGACTGTTTTAGGGAATTTCTTCATAATGGGCACCATATATCTGGCACGCAGCTTACACACTGCTAAATATATAGCTGTCTTCAACCTGGCCTTGTGTGATCTGTGTGGAAGCTCTGCTCTCATTCCAAAGGTTCTGGACATGTTTCTGGTTGAGAATCAGTACATATCTTATGAAGCCTGTCTaggaaacatgttttttgtttatgtctttATGACCATGCAGTCTCTTACTCTGCTTGCTATGGCCTATGACAGGCTGATTGCTATATGTTTTCCATTAAGGTATCATGCTATTCTCACCAACACTGCAATGACTTTGATCATTGGTGCTATGTGGATTTTCTCTCTGAGTGTCATTACGCTGATGGTAGCTCTAATTACCAGATTGTCCTTCTGTAGATCCACTACAGTTGACAGCTATTTCTGTGATCATGGTCTTTTTTACCTAGCCTGTAATGATTACTCCATGAATTTCATAATTGGCAATGTCTTAACTGCTGCATTGCTTTACTTTCCACTGATATTAATAGCCCTCTCATATGTTTGTATTGGTTTTGCATTACAGAACATCTCACATGGAGCTgagcaaagcaaagcaatgaAAACCTGCATCTCCCATGTGATATTAGTGGCCATGTTCTATCTACCAATTATTAGTGTTTATACTATAG CTTTTACAATTCCTATAAGTGCAAACGTCAGAATAATCAATACTGCTCTGACACAAACCATTCCACCCATGTTAAACCCCATCATATATACTCTTAAAACAGAGGAAATATTACAGTGTATTAAAGTGCTCTTCAAACAAACCAGGGTGATCTCTGCAGTGGAAAGATCTGTGAAAAAAGACTGCAAGAAATTGACACACTAA
- the LOC108410531 gene encoding cytochrome c oxidase assembly factor 4 homolog, mitochondrial produces MASSPSPSSHDRSRPEDEKDPVDQMISRTGCSALHYAIQDCMAEHQDWRKCQKQVKDFKDCMMSFQNARKEQLLRKRPSATESA; encoded by the coding sequence ATGGCATCTTCTCCTTCACCCTCATCCCATGACCGCAGCAGACCCGAAGATGAAAAAGATCCAGTGGACCAGATGATCAGCAGGACTGGCTGCTCTGCACTGCACTATGCAATCCAGGATTGCATGGCAGAACACCAAGACTGGAGAAAGTGCCAGAAACAGGTTAAGGACTTTAAAGACTGCATGATGTCATTCCAGAATGCTCGTAAAGAGCAGCTGCTAAGGAAAAGACCTTCAGCCACTGAGTCAgcctga